The following DNA comes from Methanobacterium formicicum.
TCAAGAAAGTTAGGGCGGTTATGGTACGTCGGGGAGCAGATCCGGGACAGGTTAAATCTGGTCCCATAAACGCCATCGTCCCCAACCCACCAACTGTACCGAGCCACCACGGTCCTGACGTGCAAACCGTGATGTACGACCTGAACATTACCACCATGGCCCTCTTGGTCCCCACCACCCTCATGCACCAGCACAACCTAATGGTGGAACTGGAAAACACACCATCACTGGATGAGGTCATCGAAAAACTGGAATCCACTCCAAGGGTGGTATTAGTGGAAGCAAATAAAGGACTGGGTTCAACTGCCGAGATAATGGAGTGTGCACGGGATTTAGGCCGACCTAGAAGTGATTTGAATGAAATAGCCGTATGGAAAGAATCTTTAAACATTAAAGACGGCGAACTGTTCTACATGCAGGCCATACACCAGGAATCAGATGTAGTACCTGAAAACGTGGACTGTATCCGTGCCATGCTGGAGATGGAAGAAGATCCAGCTAAATCCATTGAAAAAACCAATAAAAACATGGGAATAATGTGAATATATTATTTCCGTCTCTTTTTTAATTTTTTTAAAAATTTCCCTGGCAAAACTCCTTTCTAACAAGTTTTAAACTATTAATACCATAAATAGTAAGATTACGTTTAAAAATAGGAAGAGTTATATTAAAATTTGTGAGTCCTAAAAAATCACATCATCCTGAAATTCTGTTAAAAAATTCTGGAGCATTACATGCAGGGACACCTTAAATCTTTAATTTCAACCGTCAAATCCCGGAATGATCTGGTTGTCGTACTGTTACTCCTGGTTTTAGTGGTGGCCACTCGCCTACCCCTGGCCGGCAAATTTCTTTACGAGTGGGACTCGGCGAATTTCGCCCTTGCCCTAGAAAGGTATGATATACTTCTCCATCAACCGCAGCCCCCGGGTTATATCCTTTTTGTGGGTGTGGGCAAGGTTTTTAACCAGATTTTCCCTGATGCCAACACCACTCTGGTGTTCATGAGTATAATGTTCAGTATTTTGACGGTTATTTTAGTGTACTTCCTGGGTAAAGATTTGTTTTCAAAGAAAGTTGCCATAATTGGCAGCATATTACTCATATTCAGCCCTATCTTCTGGTTCTATGGAGAAATCGCCACAATTTATCCCAGTGAATCTTTTTTAGCCATATTAATAGCTTACACATCTTACCAGGCCTTTAAAGGTAGAAAATCATTTTTGTACATTTCTTCCTTGGTTTTAGGCCTGGCCGGAGGATTTCGCCAGGACTTAATCCCTTTCATGTTTCCCCTATGGATGTTTTGCCTGTTTTACCATGACCATCACTTTAAAAGGGTGGTCACTGCCCTGGCAGTTCTGGGCGTATCCATCCTACTCTGGCTGGTACCTAGCATTATCCTTGCCCCGGGTCTGGAAAACTATCTACATGCCGGAGGGCATTTTTCAGCCTCTTTCACCACCAGCTCTGTGCTATTTGGGGCCCCATTATCTAACCATCTTTTAATGGATGGCCTGTTATTTTCATGGTTGATGATTGGTCTGGGTTTTATAGGGGGATTTTTAATTGTGATCTTCCTCATCTGGAAAAGGAAAACCCTCCTGGACCGGAAAATGCTTAAAAATCCTCGGTTAATTTTTTTAGGCCTGTGGATACTCCCTTCACTCCTATTTTTAATATTTGTACCATTATCCAAACCAGGTTACACCTTAACCTTCTTACCTGCCCTCATTTTAATCTTAGGTTATGTGGTAACTGGATTTTCACAGAATTTAGGAGTAAAATTTAATATTTCGCCAGGAAAGGTAGTGAGTGCACTTATAATAATCTATGTACTATTAAACAGTGTTTATTTCCTTTATCCTTACAATTTAAATGAAGAGAGCACATGGGAAACCCAGATCGACCATATGAACACCACGGAAAAGATGATACTGGGGTTGGACATGCTGTTCATGTACAACCAGGAGAAGATCACCATCAATGACCAGAATACAGAGTGGCACTTGGAGGTGATTGGTAACCTGTCCCAAAACCGGCCCCAGAGTACTCAAATCATTATAAGGGACATTATCCGTGAAGACCAGGGCTTCAGCTGGAGGAAAGCCATGTATGCACTCCCAGAATACAGTGTTTACTATCTCTTTGATTCGGGTAACTCCCAGCTAAAAAGTAACAAGCTCAACAACCAGGTCTCAGCTTACTACGGTAAAAATCACACCTTCACCATCTCCCAGTCCAGTGCATTGGAGATCCCCATAAATTCTTCCACAGAAAGGATTGTATGGATAATGGATAACCGATCACCCTTTTTCCAGGAACTGCAAAGTCAGTTAGAAATTAAAACAATCCATCTACCCAATGGTTTGAATATCTATTACTCCGAGGTTAAGGGTAAAAAATTGGACTTTGAGGTGGGGGGATTTGAATTCAAAACTACCAACAACCCCTCCTAACACTTAACTCTTTTATTATTCTAGGGGGATCTCCGGTGGGATTATATCATTCATCAGAAGGTGGATGTTAAAATTGTACTCATCCCACTTCCAGTTGGAGAAAATATATGAGAATTGAAAAAGAGAAAATGAAGAATAGTGAAATTTAAGTTTAAATGGAATACAAAAATAATTAATTAAATTTATTCCCAGTTATGGTCATTTTTGACCAGGACTAAAATCATAACCCCCTAACAGAATCTGGTGAATTGTATGGAATGTCAAGATTATTCCCTTAACCGTCAAACTGAAAGAGAAAACCTCAACCTCAACCCTCTCCAACGTGGAGGGGTGCTTCCTCCTGAATCACGGCAAGCACTGTATGAATTTTCCGATGGGTACAGTGTGTGTGATTACTGTGCTGGCCGCCTGGATCAAATACCAAAACCATCCATCAACAGTTTTCTGGAAGATATTGCCAATTTTATCCAGGTAGATCATGCCCGAACTGTCCATGGAGCACGGGAAGGAAAATTCGCAGTTATGCATGCCCTTTGCCGGCCAGGAGATACCGTGGTTATGGATGGTAACGCCCATTACACTTCTCACCTGGCAGCAGAACGTAACGGGCTAAACATAGTGGAAGTTCCCAGCAGTGGAGAACCAGAATACCGTGTTGATGCAGAAGGATACCATGAAACCCTGGATGAACTCAATGATAGGGGAGAAGATGTGAGCCTGGTTCTTTTAACCCATGTAGATGGGGATTACGGTAATGTAACTGATGCCCGTGCTGTTGGTAAAGTTGCCCATGATGCCGGTATTCCCTTCCTTTTAAACTGTGCATACTCCATGGGACGAATGCCCATAGATGCCAAAGGATGGAATGTGGATTTTGCAGTGGGAAGTGGCCATAAAAGCATGGCCGCCTCCGGACCCATAGGCATACTGGGTGTGCAGGAGGAGTGGGCCGATCTGGTCCTGAAACGATCCTCCCTGCATCAGGTGAAGGAACTGGAAATGTTGGGGTGCACCAGTCGCGGGGCTCCCATTGCAACTTTAATGGCATCTCTGCCCCATATCATTAACCGGGTGAAGCATTGGGATGTTGAAGTGGAAAAAAGCCGTTACTTTGTTTCTGAAATGGAAAAAATCAGTGGAGTACGCCAGATCGGTGTGCGACCAACTGAACATGATCTGGTACGATTCGAAACACCATTTTTCCACAGAATCGCAGATAAACATCCACGTAAAGGTTTTTATTTATATGAAGAGCTTAAACAGCGCAACATCGTGGGTATCAAAAGGGGACAGACCCAGTGGTTTAAGTGCAGTGTCTACGGTTACAGCCAGGAACAGGTGCACTACATAGCCCATTCCTTTGCTGAAATTGCCGATAAATATGGGGAAATGGCAGATTAACTTCCGGTACTTAAAGTTCTGGACAAATTCTGAGGGTTAATGTCTTGGAGGTGGATTCATGGATGAAACGGATGAAAAACCATCAAAAGCTCTAGTTCTGAGTGGTGGGGGCATCACCGGAACAGCATGGGAATTAGGTGTCCTTCTGGGACTTGAAGAAGGCGGGGTGAAGGTTACTGATGTGGATCTCGTGGTGGGGACATCAGCTGGTTCCAGTATAGGTGCCCAGATCACCAGTGGCCTCCGCCTGGAAGAACTCTACAACCTACAGCTCAAACCAATCATTGAAACCAAGGAAAGACCAGTGGACTTTGATGGACATGAATTCCGTCAGATGATGGCTGCAGCCATTATGAGCTCTCCTGATTCTCAAACAGCAAGAGTACGTATTGGAGAGGCCGCACTGAATGCTCCCACCATGAGTGAGGAAGAAAGGTTGGAAATAATGGCTTCTCGCTTGCCTGTTCATGAATGGAATCAGGAGAAAAAACTTATTATCAATGCCGTTGATGCCCAGACTGGTGAATGGATTAAATTTAGTCAGGATTCTGGTGTTCCCCTTTTACTTGCAGTATCAGCCAGTTCAGCTGTTCCCGGTGTTTATCCTCCCACCACCATCAATGGTCGTCGCTACATTGATGGGGGTATGAGTTCCGGTACCAACGCCGATGTAGCCCAGGATTACCAGAAGGTGCTTATAATTGTAGCCGAACCCACTATGGTTGCACCGGCAATGGGACCCACCATGCACCGCATCACCTTCCAGGAAGAGGTTAAACAACTGGAAGAATCTGGTTCCCAGGTTAAGGTCATCACCCCTGATGAAGAGTCACTGGAAGCTAAAGGGCCCAACCCCCTGGATGCAGAGTTTCGAAGCGCAGCTGCCGAAGCCGGACGTAAACAGGGGCAAAGAATAGCTGAAGAAGTGAATATTTTCTGGGAATAATCATGTCCCCCGGGTTTTAAAATTATTCCCCTTTCATATTGAACTATCTATTTTCAATTAAGTCATCTTCAACTAGTATCTATTCAAACTAATTTATTTTCACACTGGCCACGTATTCGTACCTATTAGGGGTTTTTTCACGTCCAGCATCATCAAAAACAATGCGCACTGTTTTTCCAAGGTGTTCTGCTGCCAGTTTAATATGGTAGAGGGCAATACCCATGTCAATTTTGATATATTTCTTCAGCATTATGGCCCTTAAAATGTTCGGTTTGAAAGAATAAGCGTGAATAACATGATTATTACCCTTAAAAAACCATGGCTGGCTGTTTGTAGCAGAGGGGGCCAGGCGGGCTGCTTCCAACAAAGCCCCAATGTAACCTTCATTTTTAATGTCGCTTATTTTAGGGAGTGGTTTCCTATTGAATTCAAGATTACTGGTTCGGTGTAACTGAACCTTTGGCTTTCCAAAGGCCATTAAAATAATGAACTTAATGTCTGAACTTTCCACAACCCGTTTTTTTGGTTGGGGGATCCCCTGCCAGCAGCTGCCCAACCCATGAGCTGAGAAGAAAAGATCCATCTGCTGGAGCAGGAAGCCAATGTTGGTCTTGTATCCCTCTTTATTTTCTGAAAATACAGCAAGGTAATAGGGTGCTTTTTTCATCATCCGGGGATTAACATCATCTGAGGAGACTATCTTTAAATCTACCTTAATATCATCATATAAAGGTTCCAGGTTGTTGACCTGCTCCAACACATTCTGTAACACAACCTCTTCCAGAGGTTCCAGATAGTAATCTCTAATGGATTTTCTCTTGAATATCTGAGGGTAAAGATCAACCATGTTATAAAATCCCCCGGGACCATATATCAGAAAATTATAAGAATAAATGGAAAATTAGAATTTCATCTTGATTTATACTTTTTATCAAAGTTACGCCATGATTTAGCTATATACGGTTCGCATTTATCTAATTCGGTTAGAAGGCACATTTTTATGGTTTCACTCTTAATTTCTTCATCTTCGTCAATTTTTTTGTTTATATTAGCAAATACCTGATTTATAATATCTTTTTTCTCTTCCACAGTGTAACCAGCATCAATTGTGGCCTTTTGCAGTGACCCTTTAATTTTATTGGGATTAAACGCTTCAATTCTACCCTTATTTTTTATTACCTTGGTCAATGAAACACCCCTTTGTTAGTAATCTATCCCTGGTAGTAATCTATCCCTATCCCTTGATATTTTTTTCTAAAATAACTGGTTCAAAGCCGTTCCTTGTACTTCACTTCTTTAAATAACATTTCCACCATGGTTCCCTTCTTTATAGTGATGGTCATGGTTCCATTCAACTGATTAACCAGGCTCTTTACCAGCTGTAAACCCAGAGTTTTAGGACTTTCTGTTATTTCCGTTTCAGGTATGCCCACCCCATTATCTGCTACTTCCAATTTAAATAGCCCATTATTTTTATTTAGAGTTATCTGGATTTTTTTCCCTTTTATTCCATCAGGAAATGCGTGTTTCAAAGAATTGGTAACCAGTTCATTGATGATCAGTCCTAAAGGTATGGCTGTGTCCATTCCCATTTCTATATCCGAAACCTTAATTTGGGTTTGGATAATTCCAGTTTCCACCCCGTACAAAGAGAAAAGATTGGATACAAAGCTTTCCACATAATCTTTAATGTTTATATGGGTCAGATCCGGTGACTGGTACAGTTTTTCGTATATCATGGCCATGGATTTAACCCTGCTCTGACTTACCAGGAGAACATCTCTATAATTCTCATCAACGTAGCTGGACTGGAGATTGAACAGACTGGAAATGATCTGCAGGCTGTTGTTAACCCGGTGATGAACTTCCCGCAGTAAGATAGTTTTTTCTTCCAGGGATGATTTTAATTTATCTTCTGCTCTTTTACGATCGGTTATGTCACGGGATACTGACAGAGAAACATCCTGCCCTTCGTAATTGATGATGTGGCTTTTCACTTCAACTGGTATCTCCCTTCCATCTCTGGTTATCACTACCACCTCGTAGGTGCTGTGGCCCTTCTCCAGGAGTATTGCACCAGTATTTTCCGGAATTTTTATGTCGGGGGATATTATGTCCGCGGGACTCATATTCAGGAGTTCCTCTTTACCGTAGCCCAGCTTCTTACTCATCACTTCATTGACTTCCAGGAACTTCCCGGGAATTCCACCGGCGGCCATGGTATTTACCGATATCATATCGTTGGCTTTGTTAAAGATTTCGCGAAACTTCTTTTCACTTTTGGTAAGGTCTTCTCCCGAACTTTTAATGGAAACCAGATTCCTGTAAACCAGGAAGTAAATCAAAACAGCAGTAACCACTACAAATAAACTTCCTTTGAACATGGCCAGTGTGGTGAATAACTGCCTATTACCTACAGTGAGGTTTAACAATTGATCGGAAGCAATAATCCAGATTATACTAATTACAAAATAAATTAATGCTATTTTAAGGGCACTGTAACCGGGATTAATGGGTTTATGGGATTTTTGCATTTTCGCCCCCTTTTATATTATTTTTCCCCTATTAATTATAAATCTTATCTTTTATTCCATAATGATGAAAACAAGCCTTAGTTTATGCTGTAAAATTCGCATATTACCTCAAATTAAAGATAATTCAAAAAAAGAAGGTTTTTTAAAATCTATCAAATTTATAGATAATATAAAAAATGGAAAAAATGTTTTTTCCAGTAAAAATAAATTAGATCCTTTTATATCTCTTCAAAAGGCTGCACAATTACGAATCCCTGGCCCTGGAACTTTAACTGGAATGTTTCACCACTGTCCTTTCCCAGTAAAGTTTTGAAGTCCACGTCCGCCTTGACTGAGGGGGTTAAACCACCGGACCAGGCCACAGTGGCATTGGGATCCGTGTAAACTGGTTGATCCGGAGTTACCACCAGGGTGATGGGGGTGAAGTGAGTGGTTATAGCCACCATACCGGTTCCTTCCAGTTTTACCTGGAACAGACCTCCGGCAGACATTCCCACTCCTGAGCTCATCATGGTTATGTCCCAGTCAATCTGGTCTTCAAAGGCCAAAAGGTCATTTCCATTGACGTAAATCCGCTCGTTCTGCAGATTCAAAACAACGACTTCTTTCCCCTGATCTGCCAAGTATACCTTTCCCTGTCCTTTCATTTTCATTAAAGTGCTTGTTTCCCCAGTAACTGCCTTTTTAACAAATTTATCCAGGCCATGTTCAAAGGTTCCCTCCCTTTTGAATTTAACATCACCGGTGTAGGCTACCATGGCTCCCTTTTTGGACCATACCTTACCGTTGAGGTTTATGTTCAGCAGGTAGTTGTTTTCAATTTCGAATGTTTCACCAGAACCTGGTTTCTCCATGGTTCGGTTGATGAAGTCATCTACTGAGTATTTGCTTGAAGATCCTTCACCCGGTGTGGTGACCGCTGGTTTGATCTCCGGGCTTTCAAGAGTTTCCGGGGCTACTTCTATTGATTCACCACAGTTTGGGCAAAATTTTCCTTTAACTTCAGTTCCACAGTTGGGACAAAACATATTCACACCTCAATTTTTTAGTCTATTCCACCTTTAGTAAGTCATCAATAAGTATTGTATGATGGATATGGTATTAATTAATGAATTGTTTTTCTAAAATGGATGGTTAGATAATTATTTTATATCTGTAAAAAAAAGGTAATTTGTCCTGAACTTTAAATTAAATCTTAAAAAAAGAATAGTTTCCTTTATAAAATTTTTATAACAAAAAAAGGCGGGAAAACTTATTTTAACAAACTTTTCACGTCCTTAACAATATCCAAAATGGCAGTTTCCAGGAGTGATTCCCCCAACTCCCGGTTGACATCAATTCCCTGTTCCTGAACCTCACAGGCCCCCCTATCTATACCTTCATTGGCCTGGCGTGCTTGGTCAAGGCCCACCATTCCCACTTCAGGGTATTCTTCAAAGTTACAGTGCTCAACCAGACAGGATACATCAGCCATTCCCAGGGCCATCCCCATGGAAAGTTCACCTGTCCCGGCATGGGGGCCCTCGATTTCCACGATCCGGTTGTTGAATATTATTTCCAGGTTCAGTTTTCCCCTAACATCATCCAGGTAATCCTGAATGGGTACATTTCCACCGTGCCCATTAACCAGGACCGCTGCTTCTAAATTTAAGTTATTTTTGGCCTTTCTTAGGGTGGGAATAAGTTCTTTTTCCACCAGGGCCTGGGGAGTGAGGTGAATCCCATGTTTCACATATTCGTACTCTGTGGCCCCATAAAGTATCCCTAAAAATTTGGCCCCAGTACGAATTGAAGCCTCAAATGCCAGATAAGACGCTATTTTAGAGTCAGTATCAATGGGGAGTGCTGCACCGTGGTTTTCCAGGTGGGAACCCACTGCCAGGATTCCTATTTTATTAACCTCCGGTGAAATTACCCGTCCTGCGGAATATCTCAGTTCCATCCTTTCCCACCTATCCTTAAGGTCTTTTAGTCAATAAATGCTATTTAATCTCCTAAACCCTCTTAAGGATAAATCATGAAGATGAATCCTTTTTCAGAGTTTTCTGGTATACCAACAGTAATATAATCAAAAATAAAGGCATTAAAATGTCCAGGTAAAGTACTGTCCCGGCATTACCCACTGAAAGATTGGCGTTTTGCTGTATCTCATATATGTGGCCGGCAGCTGCCCCCCACATGAACACGGCATAAGCAATAATAGCGGGAGCCCAAAAATTCCGGAAACGTACTGCTAAAAGGCCCAGTATACCATAGGAAATATTTGCAAATCCAACTTCACGCAAAAATGGTGAATAACCCCATCCTGTAGATTGAGCCACTATTTCCGGGCTGATTACCTGTACCAATCCACTGAAAAGGGACCCCACACCTATTCCCACTCCCAAATACCATAATAACAGTAATTCTGTTATCCTATTTAGTGATCTGGGTTTTTTACTCACAAATAAATGTATAACTGCCCCTAAAAGGGGGACACCCACAAATATATACGAAATTTCCATAGTTTTACCCCATTCTCTCCCTATTTCTATTACACTTGAAACTGAATTTAGTATTCAGTTACTTTACTTTGAATTTATTAATTGAAGTGTATTTAAGAGTTATTATTTATTTAGGCTAAGGAAATCTTTTAAGTTCCCTGTGGAAGTGGTAATTTTATATCTCTAAGTTCCAGATCTTATCCCCAATGTAATGCAAGGTCCTCACAGCCTTACCCTTATTACTTTCCACCATTTCCTGTCCATTTATAATGGCGGTTCCCATGGCCAGGGGTTTGTGATGGTTTTCATCAACCACAATCACTGTATCTCCCTCCTGGATCTGGGGATCAGCCTCTACAATACCCGGGGACATTACATCGGCACCGCTGGCCATGAATTTCACGGCCCCCATATCCACTACCACCACCTGACTTTCTAGGGGGTGCTTCAATGCTCCTTTAAGGGTGGGGAATGGTTCACCATCCAGGATCATGATAAGTGGATCACCATCCACCAGGATTAAATCAGGCAGATCACTTTCCAAAATCTCTACCTTGGTCTTAGATGGTATTAATGAACTGTAAGGTCCTAATTTAGCTTCGAATTCCTTTAACTTCTTTTTTTTAAGATGGTATCTCTTTTTTATTTTCAATTACAATTCACCTTAAATTTTCGTTTTATTCTCACAACTATATTTTTGATGGCGGTACATTTAAATATAAATCTTACCAACATTGTTGGTATAGGAAAGGTGATAATAGTGAGTGTACAGAAGAATGTGAATACATCACGACCATTAGATGTTTTAGGTCGAGCCCTTAACTCTCAAGTGTTAATTAAACTTAAAGGTGGCAGAGAATTCCGCGGAGTTCTCGAAAGCTTTGATATGCATATGAATTTAGTTCTAAATGACGCCGAAGAATTAGAAAGCGGTGAATCATCAAGGAGACTGGGTGTAGTCCTCATACGCGGGGATAACATTGTATACATATCACCAGGATAAATTAAAGCACCGGTTTATAAAACCGGGAGATATTATTAGGAGGATATTAAATTGAAAGGTACACCATCATTTGGTAAACGTAATAAAAAAACCCATATCCGATGTCGAAGATGTGGGAAAAACTCATACAATGCCAGGAAGCGCTACTGTGCTGCCTGTGGATTCGGAAGATCCAAAAGGGTCAGGACCTACAGCTGGCAGAACAAAAAACTTAATGGTTACAGGTTGAAGTAGATGGAAATGAGAAATCCCATCGATGTGCGTATCATCGTGGAAGGAGCTTCAGACGTGGAAAACGTTTCCCGGGCTTTACAGAATATTGCCCTGGGAGCGGAGTACCATATAACCATCTCCTCCATCATACCCACCACTAACACCGAAATAGCTAAAAAAGCTGTAAACGGTGCAGATATTGTTTTAATCGCCACTGATGTGGATGCCCCTGGAAGAGAATTGGCTGAAAAATTCCAGAAGGTTCTTAAAAAAGAAGTGGGTCATATCGAGAGAATGAAACTCCCCTTCGGCCACGATGTGGAGTACATAGACCCTGCCCTTATCCGAAGGGAAATAAAAAACGCCATAATTCGGTCTGGACTGCTGTCCATCGCCAATTTGGGACGCTTCAGGGAAATAAAAAACCGGCTCAAAGAATCCGAAGACAAAATTAAAGAATTGAAAGCAGAAATTAAAGACCTGTCTTCACAAAAGGATGAACTGGCTTTAGAAAACCAGGAACTGGTAGACGCCCAGGAAAGGCTCAAATTAAAACAGGATAATTTACAGGAAGAATTTAAGGTTACCAAACAGCGCTACGCTGATGTGAAAAACCAGTACGGAATGTTAATTAATAAAAATCTGTACGAAAGATTCCCTATTCACGAACTGTGGAAGGAAACCTTTAATGAAACTTTAGATGAAGAAGAACATATTACTTTTATTACCAGTGAATTCAAACCCGAAAACATTGTTTTAGGGCAAGGTTTCATAGCTGCTCCATCTAAAAAGGATGCAGTAGATTGGTTGAAGGTTATTCGTACGGTACTTATTTTCTATGATTCAAAAATTGAAGATCTCAAGGAAGAAATAGGTGATGAGAAATTCACTCCACACCTACTCAAGGAGTAGTTAGAAGTGAATTTTTACCCATCTCTTTTTAAAAAAATTACCTAATACCTAAGATTATAAGGGAGAATTCCAAGTGCAGGATAAATGCGGTATTGTAGGTGCTTATTCTCATAATAAGTCCCATAACATTTCCAGAGAAATATATTACGGCCTATATGCTTTACAACACCGTGGACAGGAATCTGCAGGCATATCCGCCCATAATGGTAAAGAAATGCGTACCTATCGAGGCATGGGATTGGTCTGCGACGTGTTTAACAACGGTAATATCGAAGGATTGGAAGGGAATGTGGGAATAGGCCATGTTCGTTACTCTACAACAGGTAAATCACAAATTCAGAATTCCCAGCCATTTATAAGCAAATTTGACATGGGAAGCATTGCTATAGCTCATAACGGAGACATCATCAACTCCATGGAACTTCGGAGGGAACTGGAAGAGGAAGGAAGAAAATTCTTATCCTCCACTGACTCCGAGGTCATCTGTCATCTCCTAACCAAGGAATACTCCAAAACCCAGGATATGGTAGAGTCCATTAAGAATGTTTCCCAAAAATTAATTGGTTCCTACTCCCTGGTACTGCTGGTTAACGATGACTTGATGGTGGTAAGGGACCCCATTGGGATAAAACCCCTATCCCTGGGTGAAAGGGAAGGAACCACTATTGTGGCATCAGAAACTGTTGCTTTTGATGTAGTGGGTGCTAATTATGTTCGCGATGTGGAACCGGGAGAGATACTGGTTATAAACGATGAAATTAAGAGTTTCAAAATACCCCGGAACCCAGGAACACCCCGGGCCCATTGCATGTTTGAATACGTTTATTTTGCCCGTCCCGACAGTATACTGGATGGAAGGGTTGTTTACAATGTGAGGAAGAACATCGGGAAGTATCTGTGTAAAGAACACCCGGTGGACGCCGATGTGGTCATGCCCGTACCTGACTCAGCCATAACTGCAGCTATAGGTTACTCTCGTGCTTCTGGAATTCCCTACGGAGAAGGGCTGATAAAAAACCGTTACATAGGACGTACTTTCATCATGCCCACCCAGGAAGAACGTGAAACATCAGTTAAACTTAAAATGAACCCCATAAGATCAGAATTAGAGGGTAAAAGTATCGTACTGGTGGATGACAGTATAGTGAGGGGCACAACATCCAAATCCCTGGTTAAAGTACTGC
Coding sequences within:
- a CDS encoding PAS domain-containing sensor histidine kinase encodes the protein MQKSHKPINPGYSALKIALIYFVISIIWIIASDQLLNLTVGNRQLFTTLAMFKGSLFVVVTAVLIYFLVYRNLVSIKSSGEDLTKSEKKFREIFNKANDMISVNTMAAGGIPGKFLEVNEVMSKKLGYGKEELLNMSPADIISPDIKIPENTGAILLEKGHSTYEVVVITRDGREIPVEVKSHIINYEGQDVSLSVSRDITDRKRAEDKLKSSLEEKTILLREVHHRVNNSLQIISSLFNLQSSYVDENYRDVLLVSQSRVKSMAMIYEKLYQSPDLTHINIKDYVESFVSNLFSLYGVETGIIQTQIKVSDIEMGMDTAIPLGLIINELVTNSLKHAFPDGIKGKKIQITLNKNNGLFKLEVADNGVGIPETEITESPKTLGLQLVKSLVNQLNGTMTITIKKGTMVEMLFKEVKYKERL
- the pscS gene encoding O-phospho-L-seryl-tRNA:Cys-tRNA synthase, yielding MECQDYSLNRQTERENLNLNPLQRGGVLPPESRQALYEFSDGYSVCDYCAGRLDQIPKPSINSFLEDIANFIQVDHARTVHGAREGKFAVMHALCRPGDTVVMDGNAHYTSHLAAERNGLNIVEVPSSGEPEYRVDAEGYHETLDELNDRGEDVSLVLLTHVDGDYGNVTDARAVGKVAHDAGIPFLLNCAYSMGRMPIDAKGWNVDFAVGSGHKSMAASGPIGILGVQEEWADLVLKRSSLHQVKELEMLGCTSRGAPIATLMASLPHIINRVKHWDVEVEKSRYFVSEMEKISGVRQIGVRPTEHDLVRFETPFFHRIADKHPRKGFYLYEELKQRNIVGIKRGQTQWFKCSVYGYSQEQVHYIAHSFAEIADKYGEMAD
- a CDS encoding glycosyltransferase family 39 protein — encoded protein: MQGHLKSLISTVKSRNDLVVVLLLLVLVVATRLPLAGKFLYEWDSANFALALERYDILLHQPQPPGYILFVGVGKVFNQIFPDANTTLVFMSIMFSILTVILVYFLGKDLFSKKVAIIGSILLIFSPIFWFYGEIATIYPSESFLAILIAYTSYQAFKGRKSFLYISSLVLGLAGGFRQDLIPFMFPLWMFCLFYHDHHFKRVVTALAVLGVSILLWLVPSIILAPGLENYLHAGGHFSASFTTSSVLFGAPLSNHLLMDGLLFSWLMIGLGFIGGFLIVIFLIWKRKTLLDRKMLKNPRLIFLGLWILPSLLFLIFVPLSKPGYTLTFLPALILILGYVVTGFSQNLGVKFNISPGKVVSALIIIYVLLNSVYFLYPYNLNEESTWETQIDHMNTTEKMILGLDMLFMYNQEKITINDQNTEWHLEVIGNLSQNRPQSTQIIIRDIIREDQGFSWRKAMYALPEYSVYYLFDSGNSQLKSNKLNNQVSAYYGKNHTFTISQSSALEIPINSSTERIVWIMDNRSPFFQELQSQLEIKTIHLPNGLNIYYSEVKGKKLDFEVGGFEFKTTNNPS
- a CDS encoding nitroreductase family protein, giving the protein MVDLYPQIFKRKSIRDYYLEPLEEVVLQNVLEQVNNLEPLYDDIKVDLKIVSSDDVNPRMMKKAPYYLAVFSENKEGYKTNIGFLLQQMDLFFSAHGLGSCWQGIPQPKKRVVESSDIKFIILMAFGKPKVQLHRTSNLEFNRKPLPKISDIKNEGYIGALLEAARLAPSATNSQPWFFKGNNHVIHAYSFKPNILRAIMLKKYIKIDMGIALYHIKLAAEHLGKTVRIVFDDAGREKTPNRYEYVASVKIN
- a CDS encoding ATP cone domain-containing protein, with product MTKVIKNKGRIEAFNPNKIKGSLQKATIDAGYTVEEKKDIINQVFANINKKIDEDEEIKSETIKMCLLTELDKCEPYIAKSWRNFDKKYKSR
- a CDS encoding phosphorylating glyceraldehyde-3-phosphate dehydrogenase, translated to MKNVGINGYGTIGKRVADAVACQDDMQIVGVTKRTPNFEAQMAVDKGFPLYISAPDREDLFEEAGIKVTGTIDDLYDKVDVMVDCTPGGIGAKNKEVYAEKGVKGIFQGGEKHEQIGQSFNSFANYQDNWGADFSRVVSCNTTGLCRTLKPIDDLCGIKKVRAVMVRRGADPGQVKSGPINAIVPNPPTVPSHHGPDVQTVMYDLNITTMALLVPTTLMHQHNLMVELENTPSLDEVIEKLESTPRVVLVEANKGLGSTAEIMECARDLGRPRSDLNEIAVWKESLNIKDGELFYMQAIHQESDVVPENVDCIRAMLEMEEDPAKSIEKTNKNMGIM
- a CDS encoding patatin-like phospholipase family protein, which translates into the protein MDETDEKPSKALVLSGGGITGTAWELGVLLGLEEGGVKVTDVDLVVGTSAGSSIGAQITSGLRLEELYNLQLKPIIETKERPVDFDGHEFRQMMAAAIMSSPDSQTARVRIGEAALNAPTMSEEERLEIMASRLPVHEWNQEKKLIINAVDAQTGEWIKFSQDSGVPLLLAVSASSAVPGVYPPTTINGRRYIDGGMSSGTNADVAQDYQKVLIIVAEPTMVAPAMGPTMHRITFQEEVKQLEESGSQVKVITPDEESLEAKGPNPLDAEFRSAAAEAGRKQGQRIAEEVNIFWE